In Primulina eburnea isolate SZY01 chromosome 3, ASM2296580v1, whole genome shotgun sequence, one DNA window encodes the following:
- the LOC140827582 gene encoding cinnamoyl-CoA reductase 1-like encodes MAKMGENSRVCVTGAGGYIASWLIKLLLSKSYIVHGTVRDSGYDKNVQLKSLEYAAEKLKLFKADLLDYNSVLAAVDGCDGVFHVASPVPSGFVPNPEVELVEPAVKGTLNVLKACSEAKVRRVVFVSSAAAVVMNPNLPKDQLLDETCWSDAEYCKMTNNWYCYSKTVAEIEALEYSKKTGLEVISLCPCHVLGPMLLQKVNASSLVLINLLKGGNEQVVNRFRNVVDVRDVAEALKFVYETPEAESRYICMAHTVSSQGMVEILREMYPNYEYPKSFKEEGEDTLKLTSERLQKLGWRYRPLKETLVDAVESYEQMSMLDS; translated from the exons ATGGCGAAAATGGGAGAAAATAGCAGAGTTTGCGTGACGGGGGCAGGAGGCTACATTGCTTCATGGCTGATCAAGCTGCTTCTTTCGAAATCTTACATCGTTCATGGCACTGTCAGAGATTCtg GGTATGACAAAAATGTTCAGCTGAAAAGCCTTGAGTATGCAGCTGAGAAGCTGAAACTTTTTAAGGCAGATTTGCTGGATTATAACTCCGTGCTTGCGGCAGTTGATGGATGTGATGGAGTATTCCATGTTGCCAGCCCAGTTCCTAGTGGCTTTGTTCCAAATCCAGAG GTAGAACTGGTTGAACCTGCCGTAAAAGGCACACTTAATGTCTTGAAGGCATGCTCTGAAGCTAAAGTCAGACGTGTTGTTTTTGTATCTTCAGCAGCTGCTGTTGTGATGAACCCCAACTTGCCCAAGGATCAGTTGCTGGATGAGACATGTTGGTCAGATGCAGAATACTGCAAGATGACAAAC AACTGGTATTGTTATTCGAAAACAGTGGCAGAGATTGAGGCTCTGGAGTATTCAAAGAAAACTGGACTTGAGGTTATATCTTTGTGTCCCTGCCATGTACTGGGACCGATGCTGTTGCAGAAGGTAAACGCTAGCAGTCTTGTTCTCATCAACCTTTTGAAAG GAGGAAATGAACAAGTGGTTAACCGCTTCCGGAATGTGGTGGATGTACGTGATGTAGCTGAAGCGTTAAAGTTTGTCTACGAAACACCTGAAGCTGAAAGCCGGTATATATGCATGGCTCACACGGTTTCATCTCAGGGTATGGTGGAAATTTTGAGGGAAATGTATCCTAACTATGAGTATCCCAAGAG CTTCAAAGAGGAGGGAGAGGACACGCTGAAGCTCACTTCGGAGAGACTGCAGAAACTGGGTTGGAGGTACAGGCCGCTTAAAGAAACGCTCGTTGATGCAGTGGAGAGTTACGAACAGATGTCCATGCTGGATTCATGA